The following coding sequences are from one Dermacentor andersoni chromosome 5, qqDerAnde1_hic_scaffold, whole genome shotgun sequence window:
- the LOC126530998 gene encoding uncharacterized protein translates to MVRLRLRGTLVLPRATSCCCLTSGWHWLLTWILPLLNTMLLLTLPISAEEPKEEMCPSWNRKPWCPCYEFDSDVFLECNSVTPDQIRSTLLEIHSPVKMLSIYNLRSNMTTLPAGFFVNRTIARLFVSNTPLENVEDGVFEGLDDFLETLSLTQSKLKRVPKGALKDLRSLRSLELSSNNIGALEGYVFYGLQLTNLQLSKNNITDITEYAFGGLENSLEELNLIDSGQKEFPLTALRRLRSLKALRLAENEIKDIPDDGFTRFTALQRLDLSSNRIRELNERSFVTMPRLNSLSLHMNQLSDLDDSCFIHLLELEALDLSQNIIHTLGRKVLAPLRRLRTIELSSNHLHSIESGTFRNMTHLREVLLTNNNILRITNDTFLNSSQISALFLANNAITQIEIAAFYPLPHLFQLHLSHNQLRSIHPTMFKNNRELRSLSLDSNLIADLLPGTFQELVELRDLRLENNLLKKIRKGVFYSLPNLQELHLQFNRIETIENEAFQSLANLQHLNLHGNRLTDVGDILSRYPSSLRSLILTQNEISNMHTDSMSGLNKVDILWLDWNRLKRIKKQIFRDLIEVDRLHLNHNEIIAIEDGAFERMVKLRALYLEYNTLSHVNTDMFRGAESLEELYLSHNNIMDIEPQTFQSLKKLRILHMSHNQIYVIRKYMFEGQIPLQELFLSSVMAEDVEAGSFLDLSALTHLDLSNNKLISARVDFLYLPSVKHLDLSGNNLTGVHDNIFYGLSSLETLKVENTEISPLTSKLFEPLSQLRILNVKGNALDSLDGAELRGLLNVTELHLDGNNLKSLPTVSESLPNLQLLSLSQNKITSIPSNAFKGNIELVKINLTHNMISDISKGGFRGLPNLKVLDLTENALFSFNSTITDDLGTLQVLSLDRNNFTFIPNALLTSNLDELTTLSLNRNPLIRFREDFTTEGSLPALHTLSIDHGNISIIASNDFLGFPSLSTLSLRYNSIIKVSPGAFKPLKKLQVLDLGHNAIEILPSERFQGIDHLQVINLTRNNIGDVTRFGADLQHLEHLDLSFNKVARLHEGVFSSLYGLKGLWLGDNQIGWIAINAFANLTALVSLDLRNNRLAYLSSSVLQPIEVRLGELLLHGNPFHCDCRLLGLWEWLQDHPRLNTRRPSCAQPDKLANQSVASLHPVDFCPAPLMTSAEVRRLDHDRLQLEWDVQNGTLIGGFLVTYHATSEPAPAAGASLEPGVRRYEVDGLRSETWYTVCVTATGKYLRSLGRPTPYTADVERPYDMSTNNRKCLQVRTLARTDRTRVTLSTLGMILGGSVSAVLILVLAVLLTALKFRRRRRRRRPAKAQEVPQEYISYRHFSIQSNDGVYS, encoded by the exons ATGGTCCGTTTACGGCTGCGCGGGACGCTGGTCCTGCCGAGAGCCACGTCATGTTGCTGTCTCACGTCAGGATGGCATTGGCTATTAACGTGGATTTTGCCTCTGCTGAACACGATGCTGCTGTTGACGCTACCAATCAGTGCCGAAGAGCCCAAGGAGGAGATGTGTCCCTCTTGGAACAGAAAGCCTTGGTGCCCGTGCTACGAGTTTGACAGCGACGTATTTCTCGAGTGCAACTCTGTCACGCCTGACCAGATACGGAGTACACTACTTGAAATTCACAGCCCCGTTAAGATGCTCAGCATTTACAACTTGCGGTCCAACATGACCACGCTGCCGGCCGGATTCTTCGTAAATAGGACCATCGCGCGATTATTCGTGTCAAATACCCCGCTGGAGAACGTGGAAGACGGTGTTTTTGAAGGACTGGATGATTTTCTCGAGACTTTATCATTAACGCAAAGCAAACTGAAGCGTGTTCCCAAAGGAGCGCTGAAAGACCTCAGGTCACTTCGGTCTCTCGAACTCAGCTCAAACAACATCGGCGCACTTGAAGGCTACGTTTTTTACGGACTTCAGCTAACGAATCTGCAActttcaaaaaacaatattacggATATAACTGAATATGCGTTCGGAGGGCTCGAGAACAGCCTTGAAGAACTTAATCTGATAGACAGTGGCCAAAAAGAGTTCCCCTTAACCGCCCTCAGAAGGCTTCGGAGCCTGAAAGCATTGAGACTTGCTGAAAACGAAATCAAAGATATACCGGACGATGGATTCACAAGATTCACTGCCCTGCAGCGGCTAGACCTAAGTTCAAATCGTATCCGCGAACTCAATGAGAGAAGCTTTGTGACCATGCCGCGACTGAACTCTCTCTCGCTTCACATGAACCAACTGAGTGATCTAGATGATTCGTGCTTCATCCATCTTCTAGAGCTGGAAGCACTGGACCTCAGTCAGAACATCATCCACACGCTGGGTCGCAAAGTCCTGGCGCCCCTAAGAAGGCTACGCACCATCGAGCTGAGTTCCAATCACCTGCACAGCATAGAAAGTGGCACCTTCCGAAACATGACTCATCTTCGGGAAGTCCTTCTGACCAACAATAACATCCTGAGGATAACAAATGACACCTTCTTAAACTCGTCGCAAATCTCGGCACTTTTCCTCGCGAATAACGCTATCACGCAGATTGAGATCGCCGCCTTTTATCCGCTACCGCACTTGTTCCAGCTTCACCTTTCTCACAACCAGCTTCGTTCAATACACCCAACAATGTTCAAGAACAACCGGGAACTGCGTTCCCTTTCTCTAGACAGCAATCTGATTGCTGACCTGCTTCCAGGGACATTTCAAGAACTCGTGGAGCTGCGGGACTTGAGACTGGAAAACAACCTGCTTAAGAAAATACGAAAGGGAGTTTTTTATTCGTTGCCCAATTTGCAAGAGCTCCACCTACAGTTCAACCGAATTGAGACAATCGAAAATGAAGCCTTCCAGAGCCTGGCGAATTTGCAGCACCTCAATCTTCATGGCAATAGGCTGACAGACGTAGGCGACATTCTGAGTCGGTATCCATCCAGCCTTCGTTCTCTGATCCTGACGCAAAACGAAATTAGCAACATGCACACGGACAGCATGAGTGGTCTAAATAAAGTGGATATTCTGTGGCTAGACTGGAACCGACTCAAGAGGATCAAGAAGCAAATATTCCGTGACCTCATCGAAGTCGATCGGCTCCACTTGAATCACAATGAAATCATAGCCATTGAGGACGGCGCATTTGAAAGAATGGTCAAGCTGAGAGCTCTTTACCTCGAGTACAACACACTCAGCCACGTGAACACAGACATGTTTCGAGGCGCTGAAAGCCTGGAAGAGCTCTACCTATCGCATAATAACATCATGGATATTGAACCGCAAACGTTTCAGTCACTCAAGAAACTTCGAATTCTGCACATGTCGCACAACCAAATTTACGTTATAAGAAAGTACATGTTCGAAGGTCAAATACCACTACAGGAATTGTTCCTCTCGAGCGTGATGGCAGAAGACGTTGAAGCTGGATCGTTCCTTGACCTATCAGCTCTTACCCATCTCGACCTTAGCAATAACAAACTAATTAGTGCTAGGGTTGATTTTCTATACCTGCCTAGCGTCAAACACCTGGACCTTTCGGGTAATAACCTTACCGGCGTTCACGATAACATCTTCTACGGCCTCTCTTCCTTGGAGACTCTAAAAGTCGAGAACACCGAGATAAGCCCACTCACAAGCAAACTTTTTGAGCCACTTTCGCAACTTAGGATCTTGAACGTTAAAGGTAATGCTTTGGATTCTCTGGATGGCGCTGAGCTGCGAGGTCTCTTGAATGTTACGGAACTACATCTCGACGGCAACAACCTTAAATCTTTGCCAACGGTTTCTGAGTCGCTCCCAAACTTGCAGTTATTGTCACTTTCGCAAAACAAGATAACTTCAATACCGAGCAACGCTTTCAAGGGAAACATCGAACTCGTCAAAATAAACCTTACTCATAACATGATTTCTGATATAAGCAAGGGTGGATTCCGTGGTTTGCCAAACCTCAAGGTGCTGGATCTCACcgaaaacgctctcttttcattCAATTCAACAATTACCGATGATCTTGGAACACTTCAGGTGTTGTCTCTCGACAGAAACAATTTTACATTCATTCCGAATGCGCTCCTAACGTCAAACTTGGACGAACTCACGACGCTAAGCCTAAACCGAAATCCTCTAATTAGATTTCGTGAAGACTTTACCACTGAAGGAAGCCTACCCGCGCTGCACACTTTGAGCATAGATCATGGCAATATCTCCATCATAGCCTCCAATGATTTCTTGGGCTTCCCTTCCCTCTCCACGCTCTCACTTCGGTACAATAGTATCATAAAAGTGTCACCCGGTGCCTTCAAGCCTCTGAAAAAGCTCCAGGTGCTCGATTTGGGACACAACGCCATTGAAATATTGCCTTCGGAACGCTTCCAGGGCATCGATCACCTGCAG GTGATCAACCTCACGCGGAACAACATCGGCGACGTGACCCGTTTCGGCGCCGACCTACAACATTTGGAGCATCTGGACCTGTCATTCAACAAAGTGGCCCGTCTTCACGAAGGGGTGTTCAGCAGCCTGTACGGCCTGAAAGGGTTATGGCTGGGCGACAACCAGATTGGCTGGATTGCCATCAATGCCTTCGCAAACTTGACAGCGCTCGTGAGCCTAGACCTGCGCAACAATCGGCTCGCCTACCTCTCTAGCTCCGTGCTGCAGCCCATTGAGGTGCGACTTGGAGAGCTGCTTCTCCACG GCAACCCGTTCCACTGCGACTGTCGTCTGCTGGGCCTCTGGGAATGGCTGCAGGACCACCCGCGCCTCAACACGCGGCGACCGAGCTGCGCGCAGCCGGACAAGCTGGCAAACCAGTCTGTCGCCTCGCTGCATCCGGTGGACTTCTGCCCGGCGCCCCTGATGACTTCTGCCGAGGTGCGCCGCCTCGACCACGACCGCCTTCAGCTCGAGTGGGACGTGCAGAACGGGACGCTTATCGGCGGCTTCCTGGTAACCTACCACGCCACCTCGGAGCCCGCGCCGGCTGCTGGCGCCTCCCTCGAGCCGGGCGTGCGCCGCTATGAGGTGGACGGGCTGCGATCCGAGACCTGGTACACGGTGTGCGTCACCGCCACCGGAAAGTACCTGCGCAGCCTCGGTCGTCCCACGCCCTACACGGCCGATGTGGAGCGGCCCTACGACATGTCTACTAACAACCGAAAGTGTTTACAG